From Daphnia magna isolate NIES linkage group LG2, ASM2063170v1.1, whole genome shotgun sequence:
ATTTGCTGGTTTGGTACAACTGGTGAATCTAAAGATCACCTGCTCCCTGGCggtcttttttattattattacttatCCGTTGTGGAAATTTACGTTCCACCCAATTATCCATTAAGACGCAAATGGAGGTTTACTGCACCAACATGGAGCACCGTAGGTATGAAATCAAGCACTTCAtttgtgaagaaaaaaaaaatcaaaattagatTAAACAACtcagagaagaagaaaaaaaaacatacctCGTTTCATCGTCCCAATCTGATCCAGAACCCGAATCAGAACCCGATTCAGAATCCGAAATCTCCATAGCCACTCGACGAGCTAGAATGGAGGCGACATCGTGAAGTGCATCCATTCGGCCCTTTTCTCCTTCACGTTGTTGACCTTTCTCTACTTTACGTAATGATATACCTACAAAAAACACAATTCTCTGTCagtaaaaaaaccaaacaaatgcTCTAGATTTACTAATTATGTAATCATTTAAACTACCATCTCTTATGGCCTTAAGAAGGTCACTGCGTCCATCGAGCGCTGGAAGAGGAATAGGTGGACCGCGTGGGGTCAACTTAGCCGGTTGTAACAACACGGGCGATGACTGAATCGCTTCATCCACTCCTCTTCCAGGTGAAACTTTCGGCGGCGAATTGCTCAACAACTTGCCAACATCGCCATTAGCCATTACGTGACCATTGTCACGCGGCGGACTGCTAAGTGGCATTGGTGGAGGTGGCGGTGGAGGTGGTGGCGCCATTCGCATATCGGGCGGGGCCGTTTCAGGAAGTGGTGGAGGCGGTGGGAGCGGCAAATCTGACTCGGAAGAACTTTCGCGGCTTTCGCGCGGTGGCATTAACATAGTGGAAGGTGGTAATGGAGGTGGCGGAGGAGGCATGCTTGACGATGGGCCCGAATTGACCACGACGGACGAGATGTACGGTGGATTGGGCAGTTGAGATATTCTTTCCGTGCTGGTGTAGGTCTCCGACGGTGGTGGAGGCGGCGGTGGAAGTGATTCCCTACCCATAGTTCCAATCATCGACGTCTGATGACTTATACGATTTCTGGTGGTGTTCGATCCACTATGTTGAGTGTTGGGCGAATGATTCACTTGcctaatgaaaataaaatcattagAATGAACAACAACGCCGACCTCGAAAAAGGCAAACGACATAAAGGACAACTGCacgttcttttttctctccacTTAATGCGTAGCTAAGCAAAGCTGGACAGGACGTggacaaaaattaataatctGTGTTGTGATTAACTGTGCAGAATGtgatttctatttcttttttttttttaaatatcttgtTAGTTTTTACCCGGGCGGGGCTGGTGGAGGCTGCGTAGGCCGCCCTGATGTGGTCCGCTGTAACGTCCGGTTGTGGTGATTCATCATCCCAGGGCCGTAATGACTGGATGCAGCGGCAGCTGCGTGCTGATGATATTGTGCCTGATGATGcatttgctgttgctgctgaaGCTGCAGCAACGAGTCGGCAGTGTAAGGCGGAGGCGGGTACTGCGGATAGCCATCGTCGTAAGGCGGAGGTGGCAGAGAAATTCCGCCAGGTCTGTAAAGCGTCGAGCGCCAGCAACAGGTGGAGATAAGCCAAAAGCGACAACATTTTCAATGAGAATGAAAAGCACATTACAGATAAAGAGAGACAGCGAGCCCGACAACATTTCAGGACGAACCGAACTGACGCCATCACCTCACGTTCATCACATCAATCCTTTGCCGTGGATAGGCACACAAAATAAGTGAAACAAATTTGACCGACCTGTACACATTGTCTTGCGGGTTGCGCGAGTTCCTGGATGCGTAGATGGCCTCTTCGCTGGGGTAATTACGTTTCACCTCAATACTGTTCGGACGCGGTGGCCGTGACGTTGAACTCGGATCCGGTAGCATGGTTCCATCCTCCAAATACAATGCCTGCGCAATTGAAtggtacgaaaaaaaaaaaaccgtatTGGCCATTATAGTCATTTGCCAATGCGCAAAGCGTTTGAATACCTGAGGCGATTGGTACAACACGTTCTGTGGACTGATATACTCGCCCTTGTTGATTGCCAGTTCACGGTGTTTTTCTCTGGTGTTATGTG
This genomic window contains:
- the LOC116915618 gene encoding wiskott-Aldrich syndrome protein family member 3 isoform X4, translating into MPLPKRVISPVYVSRDTLPEHLQLPNDLEGVTNGTLANIIRQLSSLSHHAEDMFGELYKETEALYIRSSSLQARIDRLAVKVTQLDSTVEEVSLQDIHLRKAFKSNVVFDQQVVSKLTIPTAMADTYHHCDKPPPLDKLNVYRDDGKDGLKFYTDPDYFFDLWRQEMLKDTERILNDKGRKYADGTPSEPHRGRNDGGGGGGGSSGGGRHKKRVRQPHNTREKHRELAINKGEYISPQNVLYQSPQALYLEDGTMLPDPSSTSRPPRPNSIEVKRNYPSEEAIYASRNSRNPQDNVYRPGGISLPPPPYDDGYPQYPPPPYTADSLLQLQQQQQMHHQAQYHQHAAAAASSHYGPGMMNHHNRTLQRTTSGRPTQPPPAPPGQVNHSPNTQHSGSNTTRNRISHQTSMIGTMGRESLPPPPPPPSETYTSTERISQLPNPPYISSVVVNSGPSSSMPPPPPPLPPSTMLMPPRESRESSSESDLPLPPPPPLPETAPPDMRMAPPPPPPPPPMPLSSPPRDNGHVMANGDVGKLLSNSPPKVSPGRGVDEAIQSSPVLLQPAKLTPRGPPIPLPALDGRSDLLKAIRDGISLRKVEKGQQREGEKGRMDALHDVASILARRVAMEISDSESGSDSGSGSDWDDETSA
- the LOC116915618 gene encoding wiskott-Aldrich syndrome protein family member 3 isoform X5, translating into MPLPKRVISPVYVSRDTLPEHLQLPNDLEGVTNGTLANIIRQLSSLSHHAEDMFGELYKETEALYIRSSSLQARIDRLAVKVTQLDSTVEEVSLQDIHLRKAFKSNVVFDQQVVSKLTIPTAMADTYHHCDKPPPLDKLNVYRDDGKDGLKFYTDPDYFFDLWRQEMLKDTERILNDKGRKPHRGRNDGGGGGGGSSGGGRHKKRVRQPHNTREKHRELAINKGEYISPQNVLYQSPQALYLEDGTMLPDPSSTSRPPRPNSIEVKRNYPSEEAIYASRNSRNPQDNVYRPGGISLPPPPYDDGYPQYPPPPYTADSLLQLQQQQQMHHQAQYHQHAAAAASSHYGPGMMNHHNRTLQRTTSGRPTQPPPAPPGQVNHSPNTQHSGSNTTRNRISHQTSMIGTMGRESLPPPPPPPSETYTSTERISQLPNPPYISSVVVNSGPSSSMPPPPPPLPPSTMLMPPRESRESSSESDLPLPPPPPLPETAPPDMRMAPPPPPPPPPMPLSSPPRDNGHVMANGDVGKLLSNSPPKVSPGRGVDEAIQSSPVLLQPAKLTPRGPPIPLPALDGRSDLLKAIRDGISLRKVEKGQQREGEKGRMDALHDVASILARRVAMEISDSESGSDSGSGSDWDDETSA
- the LOC116915618 gene encoding wiskott-Aldrich syndrome protein family member 3 isoform X3, with the protein product MSCSLCPSTQICPDDNKRNAGSANCCWFGEEGLYHWQAIQPHREQQDDSWVFGLEDQFFPLSPPEAEPAEAEPVKDASAIEGLTDEFLQFLEKRLAEVGEEKEDDTVIPDLPVIETPPKPSIEAAKPVPPIRRRRLQRSVSLQAVKVTPPPLFHGRQVVEFPGVRQDVENGQEFNKTRTISRGGSIASDLIQRVKRWAAVTSTFRRAFRKGSPHRAPVQTSFTSVPTTWDDGKDGLKFYTDPDYFFDLWRQEMLKDTERILNDKGRKYADGTPSEPHRGRNDGGGGGGGSSGGGRHKKRVRQPHNTREKHRELAINKGEYISPQNVLYQSPQALYLEDGTMLPDPSSTSRPPRPNSIEVKRNYPSEEAIYASRNSRNPQDNVYRQVNHSPNTQHSGSNTTRNRISHQTSMIGTMGRESLPPPPPPPSETYTSTERISQLPNPPYISSVVVNSGPSSSMPPPPPPLPPSTMLMPPRESRESSSESDLPLPPPPPLPETAPPDMRMAPPPPPPPPPMPLSSPPRDNGHVMANGDVGKLLSNSPPKVSPGRGVDEAIQSSPVLLQPAKLTPRGPPIPLPALDGRSDLLKAIRDGISLRKVEKGQQREGEKGRMDALHDVASILARRVAMEISDSESGSDSGSGSDWDDETSA
- the LOC116915618 gene encoding wiskott-Aldrich syndrome protein family member 1 isoform X1, which produces MSCSLCPSTQICPDDNKRNAGSANCCWFGEEGLYHWQAIQPHREQQDDSWVFGLEDQFFPLSPPEAEPAEAEPVKDASAIEGLTDEFLQFLEKRLAEVGEEKEDDTVIPDLPVIETPPKPSIEAAKPVPPIRRRRLQRSVSLQAVKVTPPPLFHGRQVVEFPGVRQDVENGQEFNKTRTISRGGSIASDLIQRVKRWAAVTSTFRRAFRKGSPHRAPVQTSFTSVPTTWDDGKDGLKFYTDPDYFFDLWRQEMLKDTERILNDKGRKYADGTPSEPHRGRNDGGGGGGGSSGGGRHKKRVRQPHNTREKHRELAINKGEYISPQNVLYQSPQALYLEDGTMLPDPSSTSRPPRPNSIEVKRNYPSEEAIYASRNSRNPQDNVYRPGGISLPPPPYDDGYPQYPPPPYTADSLLQLQQQQQMHHQAQYHQHAAAAASSHYGPGMMNHHNRTLQRTTSGRPTQPPPAPPGQVNHSPNTQHSGSNTTRNRISHQTSMIGTMGRESLPPPPPPPSETYTSTERISQLPNPPYISSVVVNSGPSSSMPPPPPPLPPSTMLMPPRESRESSSESDLPLPPPPPLPETAPPDMRMAPPPPPPPPPMPLSSPPRDNGHVMANGDVGKLLSNSPPKVSPGRGVDEAIQSSPVLLQPAKLTPRGPPIPLPALDGRSDLLKAIRDGISLRKVEKGQQREGEKGRMDALHDVASILARRVAMEISDSESGSDSGSGSDWDDETSA
- the LOC116915618 gene encoding uncharacterized protein LOC116915618 isoform X2, translating into MSCSLCPSTQICPDDNKRNAGSANCCWFGEEGLYHWQAIQPHREQQDDSWVFGLEDQFFPLSPPEAEPAEAEPVKDASAIEGLTDEFLQFLEKRLAEVGEEKEDDTVIPDLPVIETPPKPSIEAAKPVPPIRRRRLQRSVSLQAVKVTPPPLFHGRQVVEFPGVRQDVENGQEFNKTRTISRGGSIASDLIQRVKRWAAVTSTFRRAFRKGSPHRAPVQTSFTSVPTTWDDGKDGLKFYTDPDYFFDLWRQEMLKDTERILNDKGRKPHRGRNDGGGGGGGSSGGGRHKKRVRQPHNTREKHRELAINKGEYISPQNVLYQSPQALYLEDGTMLPDPSSTSRPPRPNSIEVKRNYPSEEAIYASRNSRNPQDNVYRPGGISLPPPPYDDGYPQYPPPPYTADSLLQLQQQQQMHHQAQYHQHAAAAASSHYGPGMMNHHNRTLQRTTSGRPTQPPPAPPGQVNHSPNTQHSGSNTTRNRISHQTSMIGTMGRESLPPPPPPPSETYTSTERISQLPNPPYISSVVVNSGPSSSMPPPPPPLPPSTMLMPPRESRESSSESDLPLPPPPPLPETAPPDMRMAPPPPPPPPPMPLSSPPRDNGHVMANGDVGKLLSNSPPKVSPGRGVDEAIQSSPVLLQPAKLTPRGPPIPLPALDGRSDLLKAIRDGISLRKVEKGQQREGEKGRMDALHDVASILARRVAMEISDSESGSDSGSGSDWDDETSA